ACCGTGCGCGCGCTCACCCAGGACGCGCACTTCAACTACTCGCCCCGCTGGGTGGACGCGAACCGCATCGTCTTCCAGCGCGAGCACGAGGGCCGGTGGCAGGCCCATGTCCTCGACGTGGCCGGCGGTGAGCCGGTGCGCATCACCGACGCCCCGCACCTGGTCATGGACGTGGCCCCGGCCGGCAACGCGGAGGTGGTCTTCCTCAACCGCGACCGCTTCGACTTCTCGCTGGATCGCGCCCCCATCACCCCGGTGGCGCCCGCCGAGGCCGTTGCCCAGGCGCCCGCTCCCACGCCCGCCCCGTCGAAGGCCTCGGCCCCGTACCAGGGGCACACGCTGGACATCCTCACCGACGAGCCCTACTCGCCGCTGGAGCGCTTCTTCCTGCCGGAGCTGCGCGCCCCCTACTTCTACGCGCTCCCCGATCCGGACAACGGCAACAGGCCCGTCTACTACGGCGGCCTGGCCCTCGCGGGACAGGACAGGCTCGGCTTCCACCAGTACGCGCTGCTGGCCGAGGCCGACTCGCGGCTGAGGGATGTCAGCACCCTCTCCTTCAGCTACGCCACCGCCCTCACCGCGCCCTGGTACACGGGACTGTCCGTGGCGCGCTTCGTCCAGGCCGGCCAGAGGGACCTGCAGGCCTCGCTGTCCACGTCCCGCACCTTCTGGACCACGCCCGTGAGCTTCAACCTGCTGGCGCTGCGCCGCGACTACTACGCCACCGCCACGAGCCCCGGGCTTCGCACCACGCTCCTCGGGCCCGAGGCCGCCATCTCCTACTTCGCCGGAGAGAGCACCTCCTATGGTGGCACCCAGCGGGGCGTGGGCCTGTCGCTGGGCGCGGGCGTGTACCCGCTCGCCTTCGACGACGCCAGGCCCTTCGCGGACCTGCGCGCCGAGGCCACCGCCTTCGTGCCGGGACTGCCCCTGCTGCTGCGCGACAACCTCCAGCTCACCGCCATCGCCCGCTTCCTGCCCAACGCGCCCGAGGGGCTCCTCCAGGTGGGCGGCATCCAGGCCGGCACCGCCCTCTCCATCCGCGAGGGCCCCAAAAGCCCGCGCGACCTGCCGGAGCTCCTCCAGCCGGGCACCTCCTTCTCCGAGTACCTGCGCGGCTACGAGGACTACGCCCTCAGCGCGCGCAGCGTCCTGATCGCCCAGGCGCGTTACCGCTACCGTGTCATCATCGACTACGGCTGGACTTCCTTCTTCTGGGTGCTGCCCTCCTTCTTCATCAGCCAGGTGGAGCTGGAGGCCTTCGGCTCCTGGGCGCGCACGGACCTGAGGGACAACCACCGGGCCGCGGGCGGTGCGCTCTACCTGCGCACCACCTTCGGGCAGGCCCTTCCCCTCTCCCTCTTCTACCAGTACGCCCGGCGCTTCGATGACGGGCTCGGGGACCTGCACCTGGTGGGCGTCGCCCTGTAGGACCTGCCCTCGGGGGCAGTCCGGTGTCCATCCCTCAACGCTTCCGGCATTTCCACGAATGCCATGAAGGCCTGATTGAGCCTGCTCCCTTGCGCCCCAGGCGGTGCGACCTCAGTTTGTCGCACCCTCTGAAAAAGTGCTCAGGGTGGGAGACCGACACCGATGAGAACCCGTGCCAATCCCGCTCCCGAGTCCGTGCTGGTCGTGGACGACGAGCCCTCGCTGCGCACCATTCTCTCCTTCATCGTCCAGCGCACGGGCGCCGTCCCGGTGCTGGCCCCGGACGCGGCCACCGCGCGCCAGCTCGCCGCGAAGCACACCTTCGCCTGCGCGCTCATCGACAAGAACCTGCCCGGGGAGAACGGGCTGGAGTTCCTCAAGTGGCTGCGCTCGGTGCAGCCTGGGTGCAACGCGCTGATCGTCACGGCCTACGGCAACGTGGACAGCGCCGTCGAGGCCCTGCGCCTGGGCGCCTTCGACTACCTGCTCAAGCCCTTCGAGGTGGACGCGCTGGCCCACCGCCTCAAGCTGGCGCTGGAGCAGTACCGCATGCGCCAGGAGCACGAGCGCATGCAGGCCATGCTGGTGCAGGCGGACCGGCTGGCCTCGCTGGGCCTGCTGGCGGCCGGCGTGGTGCACGAGGTGAACACCCCCCTGGCCTACGTGCTCTCCAACCTGGACTGGCTCGAGGAGGAGATGCCGTCGCTGCGCGAGGGCATCCAGCGCCAGGCACGCGAGAGCTCGGGCGCGGAGCTGATGGCGCTGGCCGCGCGCGTGAAGGCGGTGGAGAACACCCTGCGCGACATCCGCGACGGGGCCGAGCGCGTGCGCGACATCGCGCGGGACGTGAAGGCCTTCGCCCGCAACCCGGACGACTCGAGCATGCTGGTGGACTTGCGCGAGGTGCTCGAGGCGGCCCTGAAGATGGCGCTGGTGCACATCCGCTTCCGCGCCCGCGTGGTGCGCGACTACCAGGACGTGCCGCTGGTGCGGGCCAACGAGGCCCGTCTGGCCCAGGTCTTCCTCAACCTCGTGGTCAACGCGGCCCAGGCCATCCCCGAGGACGGGTGCGAGCACGAGATTCGCGTCCGGCTGTGGACGGGCCCCAATGGCGAGGCCTGCGCCGAGGTGGGCGACACCGGCATGGGCATCCCCGCCGAGAACATGGCGCACCTCTTCGAGCCCTTCTTCACCACCAAGCCCTCGGGCGAGGGCACGGGGCTGGGCCTCTTCATCTGCAAGTCCATCGTCGAGGCGTTCGAGGGCACCATCACCGTGGACAGCCGCCTGGGCGAGGGCACCACGTTCCGCCTCTCCCTGCCCCCGCACGTGCAGACCGCCCGCGCCACGATGCCGCTGGAGCCGGTGAGCGCCGCCGCGCAGTGAGGCGGCTCAATCCACCAACCGGTAGAGCCCCGCCGGCCCGACTCCATTGCCGGCGGTGAGGTAGATGCGCTCACCCGTGCTGGCGCCGAGCACCTTGCCATCGAAGATGCGCGTGGCCCCCGCGCCCAGTCCGTTGCCCGCCAGGCCCTCGCACGTGGAGGGGAATTGCGCGGCGGAGCACCCCTCCCTTCCCTTGAAGTCGTCCCGGCTGACGGGGGCGGCCGTGGGGGCGCGCAGCAGCACCACGCCCCGGGACGCGTTGTCGAAGCCCACGTAGAGGGCATTCGCGGTGGCCACCAGCAGCGAGAGCGAGACGTTGTCCGGATCATTGAACTGGGTGAGCAGCGTGTCCCCCGTGGAGTTGGGGGCCACGAGGGACCAGTCCCCCGGATCGCAGTCCGTGGTGGAGCCCGTCCGCTCCGGGCCGCACACGAAGAGCTGCGGTCCCCTCACTCCCGCCGGGCTCGTGGTGTTGCGCGCGAGGTAGAGCTTCCCCTGGAACACGGCCAGCTGCGGCACGGCCCGGTCCGCCGGCTCGAGGTCCGCCGTCTTGGTGGTCGTCCGGCCGAGGCGGGAGCTCCAGTCCGTGAGGGAAGGCGTGCAGGAGGCCCAATCCCCCGGGAACGAGCTGTAGGAGCGCGGCGTGGGCGTCGTCGAGCGGACGCACCCGCCGTTGTTGACCACGTAGAGGCGATCATTGAACCCGGCCAGGGTGTCGATCATCTGCACGGTCGCGGTGTTCTTGGGCGTACCGCCCCCGCCGATGCCGGGCATGTTGTCGGCCCTCAGGTTCTCCACCTCCGTGCCCGAGACGGCGTCGTAGCCGGGATCCACCGTGGGGAAGCGCTTGACCACCAGGAGGTACGGCCGGCTGCCACCGGTGTCCGGGAAGCCCAGGTAGAGGCGATCCCGGAAGAAGAAGGCCGAGGAGAAGCCCCGCGTATTTCCCCCGAGCAGGGCCGAGAGATCCACGTGCCGCAGGTACATGGTGTTCAGATCATCGGTGTCCTGGCCGAGGTAGACGTAGTCCAGGTCCCCCCCGCTCTTGCCACCGCCAATCCCCAGCCACTCCTGCGTCCCCACGCGGCCGGAGAAGAAGAGGCCACGGCCATCCTCGTTGTCCGGACCGCACTCGGGCGTATTGACCCTGCAGCCCACCTTGCCGATGGAGGGATAGGGCGCCGCCGAGGTGTTCTGGCTGACGTTGCCGGAGGTGTCCTTGTGCAGGAAGAAGCCGAAGCTCTGGCCCGCGAGCCCCTCCAGGTCCACGCTCACCCCTCCGGTGCCACCCTTGTTGGGGCCGAGGTAGACACGGCCGTCGTAGCCGAGCACCTGGGCGAAGGGCGTGCCATCTCCCAAGGGGTTGTCGAGGAGCTTCTCCACCTCGGGCACGATGGAGACCTCGCCCGAGGAGACCGGCCCGGTGGCCACGGCCGCTCCCGTGTTCGCGTCCTGACCTCCCGCCTCCGCCCTGAAGGAGGCCTTGCCCACCCGGGTGGCGTGGTATTTCCATTGGAAGGTGGTGCTGGCTCCCCCCGCGACATCCACTCCCGAGGTGGCCGGTCCGGCGACGAGCTCCGCCACGGTGCTGCTCGACTCCGGCAGCGAGGGATTCACCCCCCGCGCCAGGGTGCTCCCGGTGTTGGTCACCGTGAGCGTCACGTCGAAGGTGTTCCCCGGTTTGATTCCGGAGGGAGCCGAGAGCGTGGCGGTGAGCGCCGCGGGCCGCCGCACGAAGAGCGTGGAGGAGTTGACGGGAGCGAGCACCACCGTGACACCATCCGTCTGATCCTTCCCCCGAGCCCCCGTATGGAAGACGCACGAGCCCTCGGCCTTGCCGATGAGGCGCGCGCGGAACATCGCCTTCCCCTTCCCGGGAAGCAGGTCCACACTCGCCGGCCACGGCATGGTCCCAGGCACCAGCTCCGGCGCGCAGGTTCCCGAGGCCCCCTCTCCATCGAGCACCACGTCGCGCAACGCCGAGTCGCCCTTGTTCGTCACCTCCACCTCGACGAGGAACTCCTGCCCCTGGTTGACGCTGGTGGGCAGCGAGGGGAAGCGCACCGCCAGCTCCGCGGGCAGTTGCACGGAGATGCCGGCCGAGCGGGCCTCGGGAGCACGCACCTCCACGGCACTGAAGGCATCACGGCCCGCCGCGTCCACCTGGAAGACCAGGGTGCCCGCCTGGCCGGCGACATACTCCCAGGCGAACTCCTGGCTCGCTCCGGGCGGGAGGTCCGCGCTCCTGGGCGCCGGCCCCGACACGGCGACCGCCAGGGGCCCCGTCACCACCGGCACTCCCGGAACCACCCCGATCGCCCCGGTCTCTCCCGTGTTCGTCACGAGCAGGGAGACCTTCACCCGCTGTCCCACGTTGACCAGCTGATGCTCCGGGGAGAGGAACGAGGCGGAGAGCACCGCGCGGTTGCGGATCCGCAACGGCCCCACCTCCACGTCAGGTGCCCGGAGCGCCGTGCCCGTCAGCTCCTCGCTGCCCTGGACCTCCAACGTGAAGAGCACGTCTCCCGCCGCGGCCGCGGCGAGCTCCCACGCGAATGACGCGCTCCCGCCCGCGGCGATGCCGGTGGGACCAGGCTCCGAGACGACCTCCACCCTCCCCTCGCCCACGGGGTGCAGCACCGGAGTGACGGCCAGCGCCGCCGAGGTGCCCTTGTTCTCCACCGTCACCACCAGACGGGTCCGCTCCTGCACCGACACCTGCCCCCGCTCCAACACGGCCCAGGCCTCCAGCCGCGCCAGGGGCGCCAGCGAGGACAGGTAGGCCCGCGGCAGCTCCACGCGCACGCCCTGGGGCCCCACCACCGCCAGCGAGTGCCAGCCCGGCGCGAGCCCCCCGGGCACGCGGGCCCGCAGCGTGCGCGCATCCACCCACGTGACGTCCTCGAGCACCACCTCGTCGAGGAAGGCCTCGAAGTGGTCGTCCAGCGTCACCGGCGCCTCGCCGCCCAGGTGCTGGGTGGCGAGCGGCAGGAAGTTCTCCCCCTCGATGACCACGGCCACCGGCTCGGAGCTGATCCCCCAGGCCGGCACCATGCGCCGGGGACGCGGATCATGCGCGGAACCCGGACTCCCTTCACACGCGGCCCCCAGGACACACAGGGCGAGGAGCACGGCGAGCCGAGGGAGGCCACGTTCAGAAGAGCTCAAGGCGATACCCCACATGGAGACCGCCGCCCCACAGCGCGCCACGCAGCACGCGAAGGGAGGGGTCATCGAACCAGCTGAACCGCGCTTCGAGGAAGGGCTGTCCCCGTCCCAGCGGAAGGCCCATCCCCACCATCGCCTGCGCGCCCATCACCCACGTGCCCTCCTCCAGCACGGGCCCCTCGCTCCACGCCACGCGGCTGCGCACCCGGGCCACCGACGGCCCCGCCGCCACCCAGCCCTGCGGTCCCCTCTCCCCCAGGGTGCGCAGGCCCACCGCCACGGTGGTGTCGAGCCACTCGTTGCGTCCCGTGAAGCCCGGCGCCACCGCGCCGCCCGTCCGTGAGAACCCCAGGTAGCCGGTGTCGAGCAGGAACCCCAGGGCCGGCCACTGGGACAACGGCCACGCCTCCAGCCGCAGCCCCGCGGACGGCGCCAGCACATCCCCCAGGTTCGTCACCAGGCCCACGCGCGGCGCCACCAGCAGCACCGGACGGCGGCGCAACAGCGGCAGCGTTCCACGCCCCCGCACCTCCCCCACCCGCACCTCCAGCTCGGAGAGGTGATCCACGCGGGCCACGGGCGGCACGTACCGCAGCTCGTACAGGCCCGGCGCCTTCGACAGCAGCGTGCTGGCCTGCTCCCGGGCGAGCGCGGCCTCGGGCCAGGGCTCGCGCACCGGGTTGCCGAAACGGTCCTCCACGGAGATGCGCCAGACAGCCTCCGACCGGCCATCCGCCATGAGCATCGGCTGCAACGGCTGCACCATCACCCGCGCGGGCGCGGCGGAGCGCAGCTTCACGGTCCGCGTCAGCACGGGCGCCGAGGCCTCCTCCGAGAACAGCCGCAGCTCCACCTGCTCCCGGGTGCCGAAGCGCGGCGCGAGGCCGACCATCCCCGTGTACTCTCCCGCCTGGCGCTCGGTGAGCGTCCCCACTCCCGCGAAGTCGGACTCGAGCCGCAGGCCGGCACGCGCCGGATTGCCCACGGCGTCCCGGGCGGACACCTCCACCGCGAGCCGCCCCTCCTCGGAGGCCACGAGCTCCTCGGGGTCCACCCGCATCTCGAAGTGCCGGGCCGGACCGGGCACCGCCGCCAGCCGCACGCTCACCGCCCCCTGCCTGTCCCCAGTCACCGAGCCCTTCAGCTCCAGGGTCCCGGACGGCCCCGGGGGCACCGTCCACCGCAGGAGGAACACCCCTGGCTCCAGCCCGGCCGGCGCGCTCAACGTCCCACGCGACACGGAGAAGTCACCGGGACGCGGAGACACCTTCCCGGGCTTCAACGAGTAGAGGCGGATGGGCACCGTCTCCTCGCGATCGGCCCGCACCTCGTGGCGCTCGGCGACGGCGTGCAGGAAGGGCTGCGGGGGCACCCCGAGATCGATGCGCCGCTTGCCGAAGAAGGCCTCGTGCACTCCGGGCGGCACCGCCACGGGAATGCGCGCCAGGCCCTTGTCGTCCGCTTGGACCGGCCCGAAGGACTGGCCTCCCACCTGGAGCGTGACGGGCGCTCTGGCCCGCGTGCGCACCTCGGCCTCGCCCTGGCCCCACAGCGGGAGCACCGACCAGCCATCGAGCGTCCCTCGCGGTCCCCGGGCCAGCGCCACGAGGATGACCTCCAGGGGGAGCCGCTGCCGGGGAGGCACGTAGGTGGCGCGGAAGACGCCCGGCTTCACCTGCGTCACCGGCCCCACCTCGCCACTGCTGGCGAACAGCTCGAGGCCCGTGGCCTCGGCCTCCAGCTCGATGCGCACCTCGGCCTCCCGGTCCGCGCCGAGCAGCACATGCCCGGGGACACAGTGGATGCGGATGGCCCCTCGCGGCGGCTGGGCGGGTTGCGCCCCTACCGCGAGGCCGGGCCATCCACCCACCAGCAGCCCCACCAGGAGCAGCGGGAGTGTCCTCGGGCACGAGAACATGGCGTCAGCGCGCCTCGTCCCAGCGGAATTTCACCGACTCCGCCTGCCGGGGACCCGCGCGCGCACGGGGGGGACGGCAGGCCATCATCATCTCCCGTATCTCCCCACCGGGCTCCCTCGCCACCACCTTCACCTGGCCGAGGCCCTCGCGACGGGGAACGTCCGCCCGGAAGGAGCCATCGCTGGCGACCAGGGCGGGCTCGCCCTCCACGAAGACCTCCGTCCCCACCCGGACCTTCCCCGAGAGCGAGACACACAGCGCGTCCTGGGCGGAGGCCTTCGAGGCGACCTTCAGCAGCACCTCGAGCGGGATGGGCTCCGGGGCGAGCGGCTTCGCGCCCTTCATCACCAGCGACTGCTGCCCGGCACCGACCAGGACGGTGACGCCCGCGGACGACAGATTCACCGAGCCGCCCCGGGTGGCCACCGCCACCATGTCTCCGTTGCGCAACATGGTGAAGCGCGCGGCCCGCGTCTCGGCCACCGTGCCATTCTCGCTCCGCACGCGCAGCACCCGGTCCTCGCGCCCGTGGTAGTCCACGTCGATGCGGCCGCGCTGCAGCTCGATGTTGTGGACGGCGCGTGTCACCTCGCCCACCCGCACCTCGGAGCGCTCCGGGATGGACAGGCGCGAGGCCTCGTCTCCCACCTTCAAGTCCACCTTCGCGCCAGGGCTGGTGCGCACGGAGTCATCGGGAGCGAGCTCGTGCCCTACCCGCAGCGCCTCCCACTTCCCGTCGTGCGCCCACTCCACCGCGCCCACCACCTCGATGACCGTGGCGCGCACGTCCGGCATCCCGGCCGGCCCGGGAGACGGCTCGGGGGGCGCGGGCACGGCGGCCACGGCACCCGGCGGATGGGTGGCCCCGAAGCGCTCGAAGAAGAACCAGCCCGCCGTGGCCAGCAGGGCCACCAGACACAGCCCGAGCGCCAGCGCCCGGCCGAGGGAATCTCGTGATGGATGACTCATGCGAGGTGCGCCTCCGCACTGGCCGCGGGAAGGATGATGGTGATGGTGGTGCCCTGCCCGGCCTCGCTCTCCACCCGGATGCGGCCATGGTGGGCCTCGACGATGCGGTGGGCCACCGACAGCCCCAGCCCCACCCGCCCGGGCTCGTCCTTGGTGGTGAAGAAGGGATCGAAGATGCGCTCGCGCATCGTCTCGGGGATGCCCTTGCCGGTGTCCTTCACCGACAGGCACACCGCATCCCCGTCGACCGCCGCGAGCCCCACGGAGAGCGTGCCGCCCGAGGGCATCGCGGTGAGCGCGTTCTGCAGCAGGTTCGTCACCACCTTCTGGAGCTGATCCGCGTGCCCGAGCACCCGCGGCACCTGCTCGCCCAGCTCACAGGACAGGGTGACGCCGCGAGACTGGAGCTCCTCGCGCACCTCGTGGAGCGCGGCGCGCACCGGCTGGGCGGGATCCAACGGACGGCCGGCGCCCGCGCGCTCCTGCTCCGCCATCTGGCCCAGCTCCCGGATGATGCCGGCCATGCGCCGGGCCTGCTCGAGCGCCATCGTCAGGCTCTGGCCCACGGCCGACGTCGCGGGCACCTCATCGCGTGACAGCGACAGCAGGCCGAGAATGCCGGTGAGCGGATTGTTGAGCTCGTGGGCGATGCCAGCGCTGAGCGAGCCGAGCGCCGCCATCCGCCGGGTGCGGGCGATCTGATCCTGCGCCTCGCGCAGCTGCCGGGTGCGCTCGTCCACGCGCTGCTGAAGCTCCTCGCTCCAGCGCCGCAGCTCGGCGTCACGCCGTTGCAGCTCGCCGGCCATGTGGTTGAAGGAGCGGGCGAGCAGTCCGAGCTCATCCCGGCCCTCCTCGGGGACGCGCTCGCCGTAGCGGCCCTCGGCGAGCGCGGCCACGCCCGCGGAGAGCCGGGCGACGGGCTGGCTCACGCCCCGGGCGAGCACGAGGCCGAGCACCCCGGTGGCCGCCAGCGCCATGAGGGCCCAGAAGAACGTCGAGCGCCGCATGTGCTCGGCGGGGGCGAAGGCCACACTGGCCCTGCGGCCCACCACCGCGCCCCAGCCGAGCTCCGGCACGGGAGCGAAGGCGGCGAGGAACTCGGCACCGTCCGCGTCGCGCACGGTGCGCACCACGGGAGAGCCCCGGGAGAGCCCCTCGGCCACGAGCGCGCGCTGCTCCTCGCTCAGCGTGCCCGGCCCGTTCGCGGTGGCCACCGGCACGCCCTGGGCGTCCACGATGAAGGCCAGTCCGTCCTCCCCGGCGAGCTCCTCCACCTGGCGTCCCAGCTCGGAGAGCGACAACTCCGCGAGCAGGAGCCGGGAGGCGTCCTCGCCCGCGCGCACCGCGAGCGCCACGCGGCCTCCGGACATCTCGGGCATGCGGTACGGAGGTCCGATGGCGGCGCCGGTGGAGAGGGCGTCGTTCACGGGCGCCTGGCGCGAGAAGAGAGCCAGCGAGGCGTCGGTGACGGGCTGCCGGTGGCCACCCCCCTCGGAAATGAAGACGGCCGGAGCGATGGCGTGGCCCTGCGCATCCACCAGCACGAGCAGGTTGAGGGCTCCGAGCTGGCGCAGGGGAATGCTCAGCACCTCGGAGACCTCCGCGGGCTCGAGCTTCTCGAGCTGGAGGTACTCGGCGGCGAGGCGGAGGTTGTCCACCCCCGTGAGGACGAGCTGGCGGCAGGAGCGCGCGAGCTCCGTGGCCGACTGTGTCTGGAGCCCTCCCACCAGGCGGTGCAACTCATCGCGGTTGGCGCGAAAGGACAGCCCGCCGAGCAACAAGACGGGCACCACCCCCACCAGGGCCAGCACGAGCATCAATCTCGAGACGAAGCGCACGGGCACGAACCATTCCCCTGTCCAGCAGACGCGGACGATTGCAGCACAGGGACTCGGCCCGGATGCGACCCAGGTGGGGTGTGACGTCACAACGTGAACGGGCTCGGGCCGTAGGCGTTGGCAGGAGGACGCTTGCGCTGGGGATCAGACGGTGGGGCGGCACCGCACATGGGACAGATGGCCTCGCACCTCACCCGCGAGACACGCGGGCCGCCCGGGGCCCATCTCCGCCAGAAGGGAGACGGGCCACCGTGAGGCCGCGCCGCCGGGACTCAGTACACGAGGAGCGGATGCGGGGCGTAGTAGCTGACGATGGTGAGCACCGGCAGCTTGGGCGCGTCCTCGTCGTCCTCCTCGCCGCTGGAGGTGACCCGCAGCCCGTCGAAGCGCGCGAGCACGACGAAGTCCTTGCCCGGAGCGAAGAACGGATCCGGCTTCTGCAGGCGGCCGAGCGCCTCGCGGCCGGTCTCGTCGGTGACGTTGTCGAAGCGCTGCAGCGTGGACGAGCTCACCTCCTGCTCGCTGGTGGAGATCTGCCCGCCCAGGTTGGACGGACCGAGCAGCCCCACGTTCCCGCCGACCGCGCCGGAGTGCACCTTCACCGAGTCCTTCCGGGTCGCGTAGCCCACCGGCTGCTCACGCGCCACCGAGCCCAGTCCCTGCTCCACGAGCCACACCGTGGGCCTGTCGTCCTCGGTGCGCACGTCCGCCACCTGGGCGCGCAGCAACAGGTAGCGCCCCTTGTACATCTCCGGCTGCGCCATGGCGGCCGACAACCCGAAGATGGGCACCTTGCGCGCATGCAGCAGGGGCAACTCCCCCTCCACGCTGCCACCGCGCTGCGCCACCACCTGGGCGATCACCTGCGCCGCGTCCGGCCTCACCCGCAGCTCCTCGTACCACGCGTCGCTCAGCAGCGCGTTGAGCAGCGTGAAGTGGGTGCGCTCGACGCACGACTTCAGCGCCGCCCAGGCGTCGTCCCGGGACGTGGCCAGCAGCTTGCGCGCCGCCACCTCGCACTGGGCCGGGGTCGCGTAGCGGGCGCCAAACGCCTTCTCCTCTGGCCGTGAGGGCACCGGGGCCGCCTCCGCCCGGGCCGCCCGCGCTGGCCGCTCCTCCGCCCGCATCGCCTTCGACGCTTCCTCGTCCACCGTCGTGTGCGTGTGCCTCGACGAGCCACACCCCACCACGGCCACCGCGCACAGCAGGGCCGCGCCCGAGCGCGCCGCCGCCTTCGACATCTTCTGGAAGACCGACATGGTTCCTCGCTCCATCCCGCCGGTGGCCATTACAGCGACCCCGAGACCTGCGATG
The sequence above is drawn from the Archangium gephyra genome and encodes:
- a CDS encoding sensor histidine kinase, coding for MRTRANPAPESVLVVDDEPSLRTILSFIVQRTGAVPVLAPDAATARQLAAKHTFACALIDKNLPGENGLEFLKWLRSVQPGCNALIVTAYGNVDSAVEALRLGAFDYLLKPFEVDALAHRLKLALEQYRMRQEHERMQAMLVQADRLASLGLLAAGVVHEVNTPLAYVLSNLDWLEEEMPSLREGIQRQARESSGAELMALAARVKAVENTLRDIRDGAERVRDIARDVKAFARNPDDSSMLVDLREVLEAALKMALVHIRFRARVVRDYQDVPLVRANEARLAQVFLNLVVNAAQAIPEDGCEHEIRVRLWTGPNGEACAEVGDTGMGIPAENMAHLFEPFFTTKPSGEGTGLGLFICKSIVEAFEGTITVDSRLGEGTTFRLSLPPHVQTARATMPLEPVSAAAQ
- a CDS encoding FecR domain-containing protein, with translation MSHPSRDSLGRALALGLCLVALLATAGWFFFERFGATHPPGAVAAVPAPPEPSPGPAGMPDVRATVIEVVGAVEWAHDGKWEALRVGHELAPDDSVRTSPGAKVDLKVGDEASRLSIPERSEVRVGEVTRAVHNIELQRGRIDVDYHGREDRVLRVRSENGTVAETRAARFTMLRNGDMVAVATRGGSVNLSSAGVTVLVGAGQQSLVMKGAKPLAPEPIPLEVLLKVASKASAQDALCVSLSGKVRVGTEVFVEGEPALVASDGSFRADVPRREGLGQVKVVAREPGGEIREMMMACRPPRARAGPRQAESVKFRWDEAR
- a CDS encoding ATP-binding protein, which translates into the protein MPVRFVSRLMLVLALVGVVPVLLLGGLSFRANRDELHRLVGGLQTQSATELARSCRQLVLTGVDNLRLAAEYLQLEKLEPAEVSEVLSIPLRQLGALNLLVLVDAQGHAIAPAVFISEGGGHRQPVTDASLALFSRQAPVNDALSTGAAIGPPYRMPEMSGGRVALAVRAGEDASRLLLAELSLSELGRQVEELAGEDGLAFIVDAQGVPVATANGPGTLSEEQRALVAEGLSRGSPVVRTVRDADGAEFLAAFAPVPELGWGAVVGRRASVAFAPAEHMRRSTFFWALMALAATGVLGLVLARGVSQPVARLSAGVAALAEGRYGERVPEEGRDELGLLARSFNHMAGELQRRDAELRRWSEELQQRVDERTRQLREAQDQIARTRRMAALGSLSAGIAHELNNPLTGILGLLSLSRDEVPATSAVGQSLTMALEQARRMAGIIRELGQMAEQERAGAGRPLDPAQPVRAALHEVREELQSRGVTLSCELGEQVPRVLGHADQLQKVVTNLLQNALTAMPSGGTLSVGLAAVDGDAVCLSVKDTGKGIPETMRERIFDPFFTTKDEPGRVGLGLSVAHRIVEAHHGRIRVESEAGQGTTITIILPAASAEAHLA